A region of the Vicinamibacteria bacterium genome:
GTCTGGAGCGCGATCGCGGGGAGAAGTGACATCCAAAGAGTGAATGGCGCCGTCATCTTTGCTCCGAGGGGGCTTCGGGAAGATCAGCCAACGTACTCATGGGCAAAGCTTAGCACGTCGGGCGGGCCCTGGAGCCGGTGCAGGACTAAAGGCATCTCAAGAGGGAAGGTACAATTCGGCGCCCGGTCCGACGGGGAGCTCGAGAAGGATCCAGACCGTGAGGAGGGCGGACCAACAGAGGGCGAACACGATCGTGTAGGGAAGCATCAGGGCGATGACCGATCCGATGCCCGCCTTCCGATCGTATTTGGCGACGAAGGCGACGATGAGGGCGAAGTAGGACATCATGGGGGCGATGATGTTGGTGACCGAGTCCCCCACGCGATAGGCCGTTTGGACGAGCTCGGGCGTGTAGCCGAGCAGCATGAACATGGGGATGAACACCGGGGCCATGAGCGCCCATTTCGCCGACGCGCTTCCCATGAAGAGGTTGATGAACATCGTGAGCAAGATGAAGCTCAGCATGAGGAAGACCGGGCCGAATCCGAGCGCCTGGAGAGCCTCGGCGCCCTTGACGGCGAAGATCTGTCCCAGATTGGTCCAGTTGAAGTAGGAGACGAACTGCGCGGCGAAGAAAACGAGAACGGTATAGGTTCCCAGGGTCGAGATGGCTTTTCCCATCCCTTCCACGACT
Encoded here:
- a CDS encoding AbgT family transporter: EEAAKIVDPDYTVNPAANYYFMATSTFLISFAGTWVTEKIVEPRLGRYRGDVESDLSMTHLTPEEERGLKFALVAGVLFALFLLLGTVPAGGFLRDPETGGLLRSPFMSGIVAFIFLGAVVVSIAYGKGAGTIRNDAEVVEGMGKAISTLGTYTVLVFFAAQFVSYFNWTNLGQIFAVKGAEALQALGFGPVFLMLSFILLTMFINLFMGSASAKWALMAPVFIPMFMLLGYTPELVQTAYRVGDSVTNIIAPMMSYFALIVAFVAKYDRKAGIGSVIALMLPYTIVFALCWSALLTVWILLELPVGPGAELYLPS